The proteins below come from a single Cottoperca gobio chromosome 11, fCotGob3.1, whole genome shotgun sequence genomic window:
- the LOC115015478 gene encoding tetranectin-like, whose amino-acid sequence MEFKGVCVLLGVLVLVNCSFQQRPPRKKPVKKDTAKDADIKDLQKQINDIIQELNVVKEQQVLQTVCLKGVKINNKCFLADTVGKSYRAASEDCNARGGVLGTPTSSDDNDRLRDYIRQSIGPDEQVWLGFNDMVTEGRWVDQTGVSIIYKNWDTSNNRSPQPDGGQSHNCAFLSEASRGKWFDENCREEKPSVCQFNIV is encoded by the exons ATGGAGTtcaaaggagtgtgtgtgctgctgggAGTGCTAGTACTGGTGAACTGCTCGTTTCAGCAGAGACCACCGAGAAAGAAGCCAGTGAAAAAAG ACACAGCGAAGGATGCTGACATCAAGGATCTACAAAAACAGATCAACGACATCATCCAGGAGCTCAACGTAGTGAAGGAACAACAAGTCCTGCAGACAG TGTGTTTGAAAGGCGTAAAGATCAACAACAAGTGTTTCTTGGCTGACACTGTGGGAAAAAGCTATCGCGCTGCCAGTGAGGACTGCAACGCCCGGGGCGGTGTCCTCGGTACACCCACATCCAGCGATGACAACGACCGGCTCAGAGACTACATCCGCCAGAGCATCGGCCCAGACGAGCAGGTCTGGCTGGGCTTCAACGACATGGTGACCGAGGGCAGATGGGTGGACCAGACCGGCGTCAGCATAATATACAAAAACTGGGACACGTCCAACAACCGGTCCCCTCAGCCGGACGGCGGACAGTCCCACAACTGCGCCTTCCTGTCCGAGGCCTCTCGTGGGAAGTGGTTTGACGAGAACTGTCGCGAGGAGAAGCCCTCCGTCTGCCAGTTCAACATTGTTTGA